TGCTGCGACACTTCCAATCCCAACGCCGAGATGGCGCGAAAGGCGATGGGGCATTCTCCCTCGGGTCTATTTGGATTTTCGCATATGCTGGGCGGTTTTTCCGGCGGCCAAGCAGAGTACTTGCGTGTTCCTTTTGCCGATGTCGGGCCCCTAAAGATTGAGTCCAGTCTTCCCGATGAGAAGGTTCTCTTCCTCTCCGATATTTTCCCGACAGGCTACATGGCTGCTGAGAATTGCGGCATCGAGCCGGGCGATACCGTTGCCGTTTGGGGCTGCGGTCCCGTGGCACAGTTTGCCATTCAAAGCGCTTGGATGTTCAAAGCTGGCCGCGTAATTGCCATCGACCGAGTGCCGGAACGATTGAAATTGGCACAGACCGCAGGCAAGGCCGAGGTCATCGACTTTAGCAAGGAAGATGTCTACCAACGCTTGCAGGAAATGACTGGTGGCCGTGGGCCGGACCGCTGCATTGATGCGGTGGGGTGTGAAGCGCATGCGCCGAGCACCATCGGTGTAATTGCCGATCGAGTTTCCGCCGCGGTTGCACCTTCCGATCAAATGCATGCGGTGAGCGAAGCCATTAAGTGTTGCCGCAAGGGCGGAACAGTATCGGTTCCTGGTGCCTATGCCGGCCTGGCCGATAAGTTGCCGTTTGGCGCGTTCATGAACAAAGGCCTAACCTTGAAGACAGGGCAGACGCACATGCAACGTTATATGAAACCGCTGTTGGAAAAAATTGAGGCCGGCGAAATTGATCCGTCGTTTGTCGTTACTCATCGCGTGAAACTGAGCGACGCACCGGCCGCGTACAAGACCTTTCGTGACAAGAAAGACGGCTGCATCAAGGTCGTACTTACACCCTAAGGTCAAACTGGCAAAGAAGGCTACCGGCAGGGACGATTATCGCAATTTGTCGCGTGCCATCGTGAACCTTGAATCGCGTCAGGTGACTATTCAGGCAGTGACAAAAGTTGCTGAATAAGTACGTCCTCATGGAGCAGCCCGGAGTGCTCGCCACCCTGTCACGGTGGAGGCCGTGGGTTCAAATCCCACTGGGGACGCTCGGTTGGAGCCAGTACGGTTTTGCAGCGCGGTACGCAAATAGGAAAAGCGGCGAAGCTCAGAACTTCGTGATTCGAGTGTGGGTTCGATTCCCACCCGTGCTACTGAAAATGTGTCGGTTGGGCATTGGCAAGCCTCGGTGATTGTAAACCACTCGCTTTCGAGCTCTGCAGGTTCAACTCCTGCCCGGCGCACTTGCGTCCGAAACAAATCACAGCCAAGTGGTGAAACGGCAGACACGCGGCCCTCAAAACGTCGC
Above is a window of Anatilimnocola aggregata DNA encoding:
- a CDS encoding zinc-dependent alcohol dehydrogenase, with the protein product MKALCWHGTGDVRVDTVSDPKIQEPRDAIIRITASGICGSDLHLLNGYMPTMKAGDILGHEPMGEVVELGSAVHNLAIGDRVVVPFTIACGNCFFCRKTLFSCCDTSNPNAEMARKAMGHSPSGLFGFSHMLGGFSGGQAEYLRVPFADVGPLKIESSLPDEKVLFLSDIFPTGYMAAENCGIEPGDTVAVWGCGPVAQFAIQSAWMFKAGRVIAIDRVPERLKLAQTAGKAEVIDFSKEDVYQRLQEMTGGRGPDRCIDAVGCEAHAPSTIGVIADRVSAAVAPSDQMHAVSEAIKCCRKGGTVSVPGAYAGLADKLPFGAFMNKGLTLKTGQTHMQRYMKPLLEKIEAGEIDPSFVVTHRVKLSDAPAAYKTFRDKKDGCIKVVLTP